A genomic window from Streptomyces sp. NBC_01429 includes:
- the ddaH gene encoding dimethylargininase, translated as MVTPRTPRTPRTTAAREEPPLPRDASPRRYLMCPPVHFTVAYSINPWMNPAKPVDQALALAQWEDLRDRYRALGHTVQQLDPLPGLPDMVFTANGATVIDGRVLGARFAHQERHGEAEAHLDWFGSHGYADIREPVHINEGEGDFAHTASYLLAGRGFRTSPHAHAEAQEFFGRTVIGLDLVDPRYYHLDTALCVLDDRADEIMYYPDAFSPGSRAVLARLFPDALIAGERDAEVFGLNAVGDGRHVLLPQAATGLFGPLRERGYEPIGMDLGELAKGGGSVKCCTQELRGR; from the coding sequence ATGGTCACCCCGCGCACCCCGCGTACCCCGCGTACCACCGCCGCTCGTGAGGAGCCCCCGTTGCCTCGTGATGCCTCCCCCCGCCGCTATCTCATGTGTCCGCCAGTGCACTTCACGGTGGCCTACTCGATCAATCCGTGGATGAACCCGGCCAAGCCGGTGGACCAGGCGCTCGCCCTGGCCCAGTGGGAGGACCTGCGCGACCGCTACCGGGCCCTCGGCCACACCGTCCAGCAGTTGGATCCGCTCCCCGGCCTGCCCGACATGGTCTTCACCGCCAACGGCGCCACGGTCATCGACGGCCGGGTGCTCGGAGCGCGCTTCGCCCATCAGGAGCGTCACGGCGAGGCGGAGGCCCATCTGGACTGGTTCGGCTCCCACGGGTACGCCGACATCCGCGAGCCCGTGCACATCAACGAGGGCGAGGGCGACTTCGCCCACACCGCCTCGTACCTGCTGGCCGGACGCGGCTTCCGGACCAGCCCGCACGCGCACGCCGAGGCACAGGAGTTCTTCGGCCGTACGGTGATCGGCCTGGATCTCGTCGATCCGCGCTACTACCACCTCGACACGGCCCTGTGCGTGCTGGACGACAGGGCCGACGAGATCATGTACTACCCGGACGCCTTCTCCCCCGGCAGCCGCGCCGTCCTCGCGCGCCTCTTCCCCGACGCGCTGATCGCCGGGGAGCGGGACGCGGAGGTGTTCGGCCTCAACGCGGTCGGCGACGGCCGCCACGTACTGCTGCCGCAGGCAGCCACCGGCCTGTTCGGACCGCTGCGCGAGCGGGGGTACGAACCGATCGGGATGGACCTCGGGGAGCTGGCCAAGGGCGGCGGCAGTGTGAAGTGCTGCACCCAGGAGCTGCGCGGCCGATGA
- a CDS encoding TetR/AcrR family transcriptional regulator, with protein sequence MAERAQRKTPDSSRRSERSRRAIHDAALALVVEVGYAKTTIEGIAARAGVGKQTIYRWWPSKAAVLLEAFLDLSERAARESGGAGEPGVADGPYEIPDTGDLETDLKLVLRATVDQMNDPRFEVPSRALAAEGIVNAELGTEFARKMLEPQLQLYVRRLAAAQAEEVGGVRPGIDLRIALELLVGPVAHRWMLRTAPLTHAYADTVVEYALHGLAPRPPRP encoded by the coding sequence ATGGCCGAACGTGCGCAGCGAAAGACCCCCGACTCCTCCCGGCGCAGCGAGCGCTCGCGCCGCGCGATCCACGACGCGGCCCTCGCGCTGGTCGTGGAGGTGGGATACGCGAAGACGACGATCGAGGGCATCGCGGCCCGTGCCGGCGTCGGCAAGCAGACCATCTACCGCTGGTGGCCCTCCAAGGCGGCCGTGCTGCTGGAAGCCTTTCTCGACCTGAGCGAACGGGCGGCGCGCGAGTCGGGGGGAGCGGGGGAGCCGGGGGTGGCGGACGGGCCGTACGAGATCCCGGACACCGGCGATCTGGAGACGGACCTCAAGCTGGTTCTGCGGGCCACGGTCGACCAGATGAACGACCCCCGGTTCGAGGTGCCGTCCCGCGCGCTCGCCGCCGAGGGGATCGTCAACGCGGAGCTGGGGACGGAGTTCGCGCGGAAGATGCTCGAACCGCAGCTCCAGCTGTACGTGCGGCGACTCGCCGCCGCCCAGGCCGAGGAGGTGGGGGGCGTACGCCCGGGCATCGACCTGAGGATCGCCCTGGAGCTGCTGGTGGGGCCGGTCGCCCACCGCTGGATGCTGCGCACGGCGCCGCTGACGCACGCGTACGCGGACACCGTCGTGGAGTACGCCCTGCACGGCCTGGCCCCGCGTCCGCCCCGGCCGTGA
- a CDS encoding bifunctional DNA primase/polymerase: protein MGDDFGRYRGTESRIPQWLRRRPKKSAGDSAFDEGDAAGREALLLAVADAGMPVSPAAHPVGYRCSCDRIGCPTPARHPLSFAWQTQSTTDRPQIERWARNQPEANFITATGMVHDVLDVPLEAGSGALERLLERGIDVGPVADSGGDRMLFFTATRGTPEDEDEWWPCELDCHPETMDEHPGLRWHCRGSYVLVPPARLPGELSVRWLRGPEHPLPDPLTLLETLTDACARYAGENGELDPHAVAWPLGR, encoded by the coding sequence ATGGGCGACGATTTCGGCCGCTACCGCGGCACGGAGAGCAGGATTCCCCAGTGGCTGCGCAGGCGCCCCAAGAAGAGCGCCGGTGACTCCGCGTTCGACGAGGGAGACGCGGCGGGCCGTGAGGCGCTGCTCCTCGCTGTCGCCGACGCCGGTATGCCCGTCTCACCCGCCGCCCACCCGGTCGGCTACCGATGTTCCTGCGACCGCATCGGCTGTCCCACCCCGGCCAGGCACCCCCTCTCCTTCGCGTGGCAGACCCAGTCGACCACCGACCGGCCGCAGATCGAGCGCTGGGCACGCAACCAGCCCGAGGCCAACTTCATCACCGCGACCGGCATGGTCCACGACGTACTCGACGTCCCCCTCGAAGCGGGCAGCGGCGCGCTGGAACGCCTGCTGGAGCGCGGCATCGACGTCGGCCCGGTGGCCGACTCCGGCGGCGACCGGATGCTCTTCTTCACCGCGACCCGGGGCACCCCGGAGGACGAGGACGAGTGGTGGCCCTGCGAGCTGGACTGCCATCCCGAGACGATGGACGAGCACCCGGGCCTGCGCTGGCACTGCCGGGGCAGCTATGTGCTCGTACCGCCGGCCCGGCTGCCCGGTGAGCTGTCCGTACGGTGGCTGCGCGGCCCGGAGCATCCGCTTCCGGACCCGCTGACCCTGCTGGAGACCCTGACCGATGCCTGCGCCCGGTACGCGGGCGAGAACGGCGAGCTGGATCCGCACGCGGTGGCCTGGCCACTGGGCCGCTGA
- the efeU gene encoding iron uptake transporter permease EfeU, with the protein MFGNYLIGLREGLEASLVVCILIAYLVKTERRDALRPIWIGIGVAVVLALAFGFGLEYGSQELTFEAQEALGGSLSIIAVGLVTWMVFWMRRTARHLRTELGAKLDAALQMGTGALVATAFLAVGREGLETALFVWASVRASSDGTHAPLIGVLLGLASAVVLGWLFYRGALRINLAKFFTWTGGMLVVVAAGVLAYGVHDLQEAGFVGGLSDTAFDISSAIPPDSWYGTLLKGVFNFQPDPTVVQVIVWFLYLVPTLALFLAPVGFGRPLGVPVGVKEQKATDEQAEKSDSGSGGARDGDGAVADGERMRDGARGVGGSSVGGPE; encoded by the coding sequence GTGTTCGGGAACTATCTGATCGGCCTGCGCGAGGGCCTTGAGGCCAGTCTCGTCGTCTGCATCCTGATCGCGTATCTGGTGAAGACGGAGCGGCGTGACGCGCTGCGCCCCATCTGGATCGGCATCGGCGTCGCGGTCGTGCTGGCGCTCGCCTTCGGCTTCGGGCTCGAATACGGCTCGCAGGAGCTGACGTTCGAGGCGCAGGAGGCGCTCGGCGGCTCGCTGTCGATCATCGCGGTCGGCCTGGTGACCTGGATGGTCTTCTGGATGCGGCGCACGGCGCGGCACTTGAGGACGGAGCTGGGCGCCAAGCTGGACGCGGCCCTCCAGATGGGTACGGGGGCGCTGGTGGCGACGGCGTTCCTGGCCGTGGGGAGGGAGGGGCTCGAAACGGCGCTGTTCGTCTGGGCCTCGGTGCGGGCGTCCTCGGACGGCACCCACGCGCCGCTGATCGGGGTGCTGCTGGGGCTGGCCAGCGCGGTGGTGCTGGGCTGGCTGTTCTACCGGGGCGCGCTGCGGATCAATCTCGCGAAGTTCTTCACCTGGACCGGCGGCATGCTGGTGGTCGTCGCGGCGGGGGTGCTCGCGTACGGCGTCCACGACCTCCAGGAGGCGGGCTTCGTGGGCGGGTTGTCGGACACGGCCTTCGACATCAGCTCGGCGATCCCGCCGGACAGCTGGTACGGCACGCTCCTCAAGGGGGTGTTCAACTTCCAGCCGGACCCGACGGTGGTTCAGGTCATCGTCTGGTTCCTGTATCTGGTCCCGACGCTCGCGCTGTTCCTCGCCCCGGTAGGGTTCGGACGTCCATTGGGGGTCCCCGTGGGGGTCAAGGAGCAGAAGGCGACCGATGAGCAGGCTGAGAAGTCCGATTCGGGCAGCGGCGGGGCTCGCGACGGTGACGGTGCTGTCGCTGACGGCGAGCGGATGCGTGACGGTGCACGGGGAGTTGGCGGTTCTTCCGTCGGCGGACCGGAGTGA
- the efeB gene encoding iron uptake transporter deferrochelatase/peroxidase subunit has product MPESESAESAESAEFAESSASAPSAASTASTGRGAEGKPAPSRRALLGWGGAGLALGAAATGGATAALRDGDTTASAAGSGAAVAFHGAHQAGIATAVQDRLHFAAFDVTTRDRTELVQLLKDWTRAAERMTAGHAVGDGAYGGLAEAPPDDTGEALGLPPSRLTLTVGFGPGLFTKGGTDRFGLAEHRPAALADLPKFPGDNLDPARGGGDLCVQACADDPQVAVHAIRNLARIGFGKVAVRWSQLGFGKTSSTTPDAQTPRNLFGFKDGTSNIAVTETDALDRYVWAAAKDGADWMAGGSYLVARRISMRIESWDRTSLQEQEDVFGRDKGEGAAVGRAREHDKPNLKAMLPTSHVRLAHPDAHHGVRMLRRGYSFTDGTDGLGRLDAGLFFLAYQRDIRDAFIPVQRSLARSDALGEYIQHVGSAVFAIPPGVRDKGDWWGRTLLS; this is encoded by the coding sequence ATGCCGGAAAGCGAATCCGCCGAATCGGCTGAATCTGCCGAATTCGCCGAATCGAGCGCATCGGCCCCATCGGCCGCATCGACCGCATCGACCGGCCGGGGCGCGGAGGGGAAACCCGCGCCCTCCCGCCGCGCCCTGCTCGGCTGGGGCGGTGCGGGTCTCGCGCTCGGCGCCGCAGCGACCGGGGGCGCGACGGCGGCCCTGCGCGACGGGGACACCACGGCGAGCGCCGCCGGCAGCGGGGCCGCGGTCGCCTTCCACGGCGCCCACCAGGCGGGGATCGCCACCGCCGTCCAGGACCGGCTGCACTTCGCCGCGTTCGACGTGACGACACGGGACCGTACGGAGCTGGTCCAGCTCCTCAAGGACTGGACCCGCGCCGCCGAGCGGATGACGGCCGGGCACGCGGTCGGCGACGGCGCGTACGGCGGGCTCGCGGAGGCGCCGCCCGACGACACGGGCGAGGCGCTGGGCCTGCCGCCGTCCCGGCTCACGCTGACCGTCGGGTTCGGGCCCGGACTGTTCACGAAGGGCGGCACGGACCGGTTCGGGCTGGCGGAGCACCGGCCGGCGGCCCTGGCCGACCTGCCGAAGTTCCCCGGTGACAATCTCGACCCGGCGCGCGGCGGCGGCGATCTGTGCGTCCAGGCGTGCGCGGACGATCCGCAGGTCGCCGTGCACGCGATCCGCAATCTGGCCAGGATCGGCTTCGGGAAGGTCGCGGTGCGCTGGTCGCAGCTCGGCTTCGGCAAGACGTCCTCGACCACCCCGGACGCCCAGACGCCCCGTAACCTCTTCGGCTTCAAGGACGGCACCAGCAATATCGCCGTCACCGAGACCGACGCGCTGGACCGGTACGTCTGGGCGGCGGCGAAGGACGGCGCGGACTGGATGGCCGGAGGGTCGTATCTGGTCGCCCGCCGGATCTCGATGCGGATCGAGAGCTGGGACCGCACCTCGCTCCAGGAGCAGGAGGACGTCTTCGGCCGCGACAAGGGCGAGGGCGCGGCGGTCGGCAGGGCGCGCGAGCACGACAAGCCCAACCTCAAGGCGATGCTGCCGACTTCGCATGTGCGCCTCGCCCATCCGGACGCGCACCACGGGGTGCGGATGCTGCGCAGGGGCTACTCCTTCACCGACGGTACGGACGGACTCGGCCGCCTCGACGCGGGGCTGTTCTTCCTGGCGTACCAGCGCGACATCCGGGACGCCTTCATCCCCGTACAGCGGTCCCTGGCGCGCTCGGACGCACTGGGCGAATACATCCAGCACGTGGGTTCAGCGGTCTTCGCGATCCCGCCGGGCGTCCGGGACAAGGGCGACTGGTGGGGCCGGACGCTGCTCTCCTGA
- the efeO gene encoding iron uptake system protein EfeO: protein MRPVRSGPVRLSVVTATAAVAALTAVTGCTAKSDAKTGDGAVQVTAKDDSCEVSKNEFPSGHVELAIENKGSKVTEVYLLFPDDRIVTERENIGPGTKARVTAEVKAGSYEIACKPGMKGSGIRQKVTVTGGTAAKRSPEMDAAVAAYRTYVQAQADETLPKVKVFTDAVRAGDVEAAKKAYAPSRIGWERTEPVAESFGDIDPKVDVRADGLEDGQKWTGWHRLEKELFADKKLGKDATSLADTLDKDLLDWQKRVGKAEITPTSMANGAKELLDEVASGKVTGEEERYSHTDLVDFKANVEGAQKSYELLKPVAEKNDAALVTELDKQFAALNKLLDKYRDGADSYEFTSYEKVGKAERKELSDGVNALAEPLSKLAAAVVK, encoded by the coding sequence ATGCGACCCGTCCGTTCCGGACCCGTCCGTCTCTCCGTCGTCACCGCCACCGCCGCGGTGGCCGCCCTGACCGCCGTCACGGGCTGCACCGCGAAGAGCGACGCCAAGACCGGCGACGGCGCCGTCCAGGTCACGGCGAAGGACGACTCCTGCGAGGTGTCGAAGAACGAGTTCCCCTCGGGCCATGTGGAACTGGCCATCGAGAACAAGGGCTCGAAGGTCACCGAGGTCTATCTCCTCTTCCCCGACGACCGGATCGTCACCGAGCGCGAGAACATCGGCCCCGGCACCAAGGCCAGGGTGACCGCCGAGGTGAAGGCCGGCAGCTACGAGATCGCCTGCAAGCCCGGCATGAAGGGCAGCGGCATCCGCCAGAAGGTCACCGTCACCGGCGGTACGGCGGCCAAGCGCAGCCCGGAGATGGACGCCGCCGTCGCCGCGTACCGCACCTACGTCCAGGCGCAGGCCGACGAGACGCTCCCGAAGGTGAAGGTCTTCACGGACGCCGTGCGCGCCGGTGATGTCGAGGCCGCGAAGAAGGCGTACGCGCCCTCGCGCATCGGCTGGGAGCGCACCGAGCCGGTCGCGGAGTCCTTCGGCGACATCGACCCGAAGGTCGACGTGCGCGCGGACGGCCTGGAGGACGGCCAGAAGTGGACCGGCTGGCACCGGCTGGAGAAGGAGCTGTTCGCGGACAAGAAGCTCGGCAAGGACGCCACGTCGCTCGCCGACACCCTCGACAAGGACCTCCTCGACTGGCAGAAGCGGGTCGGCAAGGCGGAGATCACCCCGACCTCGATGGCCAACGGCGCCAAGGAGCTGCTCGACGAGGTCGCCTCGGGCAAGGTCACCGGCGAGGAGGAGCGCTACAGCCACACCGACCTGGTGGACTTCAAGGCCAACGTCGAGGGCGCGCAGAAGTCGTACGAGCTGCTCAAGCCGGTCGCCGAGAAGAACGACGCGGCGCTGGTGACCGAGCTGGACAAGCAGTTCGCCGCGTTGAACAAGCTGCTCGACAAGTACCGCGACGGCGCCGACTCCTACGAGTTCACCTCGTACGAGAAGGTCGGCAAGGCGGAGCGCAAGGAGCTGTCGGACGGCGTCAACGCGCTGGCGGAGCCGCTCTCCAAGCTCGCCGCGGCCGTGGTCAAGTAG
- a CDS encoding heme ABC transporter ATP-binding protein: MSFRSLFATRGRVLPLPVSPGSPVAEARDLRVRLGGREVLAGIGLTARAGEVLALVGPNGAGKSTLLAALAADLRPDRGEVRIDGRPVDAWSAPELALRRSVLPQAATLSFPFPVEDVVRMGRAPWAGTALEDEDGAAVAEAMAATEVTAFAPRPFSALSGGERARVALARVLAQRAPLLLLDEPTAALDLRHQELVLRICRERARAGDAVVVVLHDLGLAAAHADRTAVLHEGRIAAEGPPAEVFSDELLSRVYRQPVEVFPHPRTGVPLVVPKRVS; encoded by the coding sequence ATGAGCTTCAGAAGTCTGTTCGCGACGCGCGGGCGCGTGCTGCCCCTCCCCGTCTCCCCCGGCTCCCCCGTCGCCGAGGCCCGCGACCTGCGCGTGCGGCTCGGCGGGCGCGAGGTGCTCGCCGGGATCGGGCTGACCGCGCGCGCCGGTGAGGTGCTCGCGCTCGTCGGACCGAACGGCGCCGGGAAGTCGACGCTGCTGGCCGCGCTCGCCGCCGATCTGCGGCCCGACCGGGGCGAGGTACGGATCGACGGGCGGCCCGTCGACGCGTGGTCCGCGCCCGAACTCGCCCTGCGCCGCTCGGTCCTGCCGCAGGCCGCGACGCTGTCCTTCCCGTTCCCGGTGGAGGACGTCGTACGGATGGGCCGGGCGCCGTGGGCCGGGACGGCGCTGGAGGACGAGGACGGGGCGGCCGTCGCTGAGGCGATGGCGGCCACCGAGGTCACCGCGTTCGCGCCGCGCCCCTTCTCCGCGCTCTCCGGCGGCGAGCGCGCGCGGGTGGCGCTGGCCCGGGTGCTGGCGCAGCGCGCCCCGCTGCTGCTGCTCGACGAGCCGACCGCCGCGCTGGACCTGCGCCATCAGGAGCTGGTGCTGCGGATCTGCCGGGAGCGGGCGCGCGCGGGCGACGCCGTCGTCGTCGTCCTGCACGACCTGGGGCTGGCGGCGGCCCACGCGGACCGTACCGCCGTACTGCACGAGGGCCGGATCGCGGCCGAGGGGCCGCCCGCCGAGGTCTTCAGCGACGAGTTGCTGAGCCGGGTCTACCGGCAGCCCGTCGAGGTCTTCCCGCACCCCCGCACGGGCGTTCCGCTGGTGGTCCCGAAACGGGTCTCTTGA
- a CDS encoding FecCD family ABC transporter permease translates to MTTTPAPKAPAPKAETETEREGETGRETERETETETGAATPPAPRLPGRTVLLTAGLVTALVALCLLSAGIGAYHIPLGDVLSSVQHRLGLGGAPLDRVGESVLWNVRLPRVVLALLVGASLGCAGALMQGVFGNPLAEPGVIGISAGAAAGAVAAIGLGLSLFGNWTVTVFAFVAGLGTVLLVYALSRSGGRTEVVTLILTGIAVNAFAGALIGLFIFFADNAQITQITFWQLGSLAQATWPKVLAVLPCAVAGLVAAPFYARKLDLLALGERPARHLGVDVERLRIVLVLVVALLTAAAVAVAGIISFVGLLVPHLLRMANGPGHRFLVPGSALGGAVVLLAGDLAARTVAAPAELPLGVLTALFGSPFFFWLLRRTRRKQGGWA, encoded by the coding sequence GTGACCACCACTCCTGCGCCCAAAGCTCCCGCGCCGAAGGCGGAGACAGAGACCGAGAGGGAGGGGGAGACAGGGAGGGAGACGGAGAGGGAGACGGAGACGGAGACAGGCGCGGCGACACCCCCCGCCCCGCGCCTCCCCGGCAGGACCGTGCTGCTGACCGCCGGGCTGGTCACCGCGCTGGTCGCGCTGTGCCTGCTCTCCGCCGGTATCGGCGCGTACCACATCCCGCTCGGCGACGTGCTCTCCTCGGTACAGCACCGCCTCGGGCTCGGCGGCGCGCCGCTCGACCGGGTCGGCGAGAGCGTCCTGTGGAACGTACGGCTGCCCCGCGTCGTCCTCGCCCTCCTCGTCGGCGCCTCGCTGGGCTGCGCGGGCGCGCTCATGCAGGGCGTGTTCGGCAACCCGCTCGCTGAGCCGGGCGTCATCGGGATCTCGGCGGGCGCGGCGGCCGGCGCCGTGGCCGCGATCGGGCTGGGGCTGAGCCTGTTCGGCAACTGGACGGTGACGGTCTTCGCGTTCGTCGCCGGGCTGGGGACCGTACTGCTGGTGTACGCGCTGTCCCGGTCGGGCGGGCGTACGGAGGTGGTCACGCTGATCCTGACCGGCATCGCCGTCAACGCGTTCGCGGGGGCCCTGATCGGGCTCTTCATCTTCTTCGCCGACAACGCGCAGATCACCCAGATCACCTTCTGGCAGCTCGGTTCGCTCGCCCAGGCGACCTGGCCGAAGGTGCTGGCGGTGCTGCCGTGCGCGGTGGCGGGGCTGGTCGCCGCGCCCTTCTACGCGCGGAAGCTGGACCTGCTGGCGCTCGGCGAGCGGCCCGCCAGGCATCTGGGCGTGGACGTGGAGCGGCTGCGTATCGTCCTCGTCCTGGTCGTGGCGCTGCTCACGGCGGCGGCGGTCGCGGTGGCGGGGATCATCTCCTTCGTGGGGCTGCTGGTGCCGCATCTGCTGCGGATGGCGAACGGCCCCGGCCACCGTTTCCTGGTCCCGGGCAGCGCGCTCGGCGGCGCGGTGGTCCTGCTCGCTGGCGATCTGGCGGCCCGTACGGTGGCGGCCCCGGCGGAGCTGCCCCTGGGGGTGCTGACGGCCCTGTTCGGGAGTCCGTTCTTCTTCTGGTTGTTGCGTCGGACGCGCCGTAAGCAGGGTGGTTGGGCATGA
- a CDS encoding heme/hemin ABC transporter substrate-binding protein, with amino-acid sequence MVRSVRGSRLTGALLSVLALALTASGCGGGSGSSGGDGGGTGTDRAGQSGQTEAANGAGAGAGADRVEPLAAAPKPQLPTTVTSADGRKVTVTSADRVVPLTGSLSEIVFTLGLGKHVVARDITATFEQAEKLPVITRAHDVSAEGVLSLRPTLVIADTTTGPAEAIGQIRDAGIPLVVVEPAKSLADVGKRIDTVAAMLGVKAAGDELRKRTEERIAAVQKDIPTPGAGEKPRVAFLYLRGSAAVYLLGGARSGASSLLEAAGAVDAGKESGLSKDFTPITSEALAKAAPDAILVMTKGLESVGGIDGMVKIPGVAETPAGMDRKVVSYADGVLLNYGPRTDEVLRSIVKQLYGNGK; translated from the coding sequence ATGGTGCGCTCCGTGCGCGGATCACGTCTGACGGGTGCGCTCCTCTCCGTACTCGCCCTCGCCCTGACCGCCTCCGGCTGCGGGGGCGGGAGCGGGAGCAGCGGAGGCGACGGCGGCGGTACGGGCACGGACCGGGCGGGGCAGAGCGGGCAGACCGAGGCCGCCAACGGCGCGGGCGCGGGCGCGGGCGCCGACCGGGTGGAGCCCCTGGCGGCCGCCCCGAAGCCCCAGTTGCCGACCACCGTGACCTCGGCGGACGGCCGGAAGGTCACCGTCACCTCGGCCGACCGTGTCGTACCGCTCACCGGATCACTGAGCGAGATCGTCTTCACGCTCGGCCTCGGGAAGCACGTCGTGGCGCGCGACATCACCGCCACGTTCGAGCAGGCCGAGAAGCTGCCCGTCATCACCCGCGCCCACGACGTGTCCGCCGAGGGCGTGCTCTCGCTCAGGCCGACCCTCGTCATCGCGGACACCACGACGGGACCGGCCGAGGCCATCGGCCAGATCCGCGACGCGGGCATTCCCCTGGTCGTGGTCGAACCGGCCAAGAGCCTCGCCGACGTCGGGAAGCGGATCGACACGGTCGCCGCCATGCTGGGCGTCAAGGCGGCGGGCGACGAGCTGAGGAAGCGTACGGAGGAGCGGATCGCCGCCGTACAGAAGGACATTCCCACGCCCGGGGCAGGCGAGAAGCCCCGCGTGGCCTTCCTCTATCTGCGCGGTTCCGCCGCCGTCTATCTGCTCGGCGGCGCGCGGTCCGGGGCGAGTTCGCTGCTGGAGGCGGCGGGCGCGGTCGACGCGGGCAAGGAGTCCGGCCTCTCGAAGGACTTCACGCCGATCACCAGCGAGGCACTGGCCAAGGCCGCGCCCGACGCGATTCTGGTGATGACCAAGGGGCTGGAGTCGGTGGGCGGGATCGACGGGATGGTGAAGATCCCGGGCGTCGCGGAGACGCCCGCCGGGATGGACCGGAAGGTCGTCTCGTACGCCGACGGGGTGCTGCTGAACTACGGCCCGCGCACGGACGAGGTGCTCCGGTCGATCGTCAAGCAGCTCTACGGGAACGGGAAGTGA
- a CDS encoding HtaA domain-containing protein codes for MLSFRPVRAFVVALLLALPVALLPATGAQAADRTVRGGRLDWGIKSSFQSYITGPVAQGSWTLTGGAATVGGSQFRFHSANGAYDPASGAFRSAFSGGVHFTGHRNSDGTNELDLTVSHPTVRISGGSGTLYADMVSKARGTGKVTTSTQVAFASLNLSGIDMKGGGSPIALNNVPATLTSQGATAFAGYYTAGTELDPVSLSVDVEAEQRPTRSAEPPAKATASSEPSSSASAPKAAASFQDAAVDWGVRRTYREYVTGSIAQGEWTLSGGAQDGGALFRFPKGQGTYDAKNGTLDAAFAGRVRFTGTGLDLTLSEVAVKVKDGKGTLYAEVTDAKAADAGKAVPLVTFAAKDFTPKDGLASLTEAPAKLTAQGAASFGSLYPAGTEMDPVSLAVTTGKKARLPALPDLGSDTTATASASPSADPAATATGPAAPSTEAAASSSSVGAGTYGAIGAGVLVAAGAVFLLIRRRRGVTETGGAARSGAGTDTT; via the coding sequence ATGCTGTCGTTCAGACCCGTGCGCGCGTTCGTCGTCGCGCTCCTTCTGGCGTTGCCGGTGGCTCTGCTCCCGGCCACGGGCGCGCAGGCGGCGGACCGTACGGTGCGGGGCGGCAGGCTGGACTGGGGAATCAAATCCTCGTTCCAGAGCTATATCACCGGGCCTGTCGCACAAGGGAGTTGGACGCTGACGGGCGGTGCGGCCACGGTCGGCGGCAGTCAATTCCGGTTCCACTCGGCGAACGGGGCCTACGACCCGGCGAGCGGCGCGTTCCGGTCCGCCTTCTCGGGCGGGGTCCATTTCACCGGTCACCGCAATTCCGACGGTACGAATGAACTCGACCTGACCGTCTCCCACCCCACCGTGCGGATCTCCGGCGGCAGCGGCACGCTCTACGCGGACATGGTCAGCAAGGCGCGGGGGACGGGCAAGGTCACGACGTCCACCCAGGTCGCGTTCGCCTCGCTCAATCTCTCCGGGATCGACATGAAGGGCGGCGGCAGCCCGATCGCCCTCAACAACGTCCCGGCGACGCTCACTTCACAGGGCGCCACCGCCTTCGCCGGGTACTACACGGCGGGTACGGAGCTGGACCCGGTGAGCCTCTCGGTGGACGTCGAGGCGGAGCAGCGGCCGACGCGGTCGGCGGAGCCGCCGGCCAAGGCCACGGCGTCGTCCGAGCCGTCGTCGTCGGCCTCGGCACCCAAGGCGGCCGCCTCCTTCCAGGACGCGGCCGTCGACTGGGGCGTCCGCCGTACGTACCGCGAGTACGTCACCGGCTCCATCGCCCAGGGCGAGTGGACGCTGTCCGGCGGCGCCCAGGACGGCGGCGCGCTGTTCCGCTTCCCGAAGGGCCAGGGCACGTACGACGCCAAGAACGGCACGCTCGACGCCGCGTTCGCGGGGCGGGTCCGCTTCACCGGCACCGGGCTGGACCTGACGCTGAGCGAGGTCGCCGTGAAGGTGAAGGACGGCAAGGGCACGCTGTACGCCGAGGTCACCGACGCGAAGGCCGCCGACGCCGGGAAGGCCGTACCGCTGGTCACCTTCGCCGCCAAGGACTTCACGCCGAAGGACGGTCTGGCCTCACTCACCGAGGCCCCCGCGAAGCTCACCGCCCAGGGCGCCGCGTCCTTCGGCTCCCTGTACCCGGCCGGTACGGAGATGGACCCCGTCTCGCTCGCCGTCACCACCGGCAAGAAGGCCCGACTGCCCGCCCTGCCCGACCTCGGCAGCGACACCACGGCCACCGCCTCCGCTTCGCCCTCCGCCGACCCGGCCGCCACCGCGACCGGACCGGCCGCCCCGTCCACCGAGGCCGCCGCCTCGTCCTCGTCCGTGGGCGCCGGAACGTACGGAGCGATCGGCGCGGGCGTACTGGTCGCCGCCGGAGCCGTGTTCCTCCTGATCCGCAGGCGCCGCGGCGTTACCGAGACCGGCGGCGCGGCGCGGTCCGGCGCGGGCACCGACACCACCTGA